The following coding sequences are from one Shewanella eurypsychrophilus window:
- the selB gene encoding selenocysteine-specific translation elongation factor, with the protein MIIVTAGHVDHGKTTLLQALTGTDADRLPEEKKRGMTIDLGYAFMDIAQDCRLAFIDVPGHEKFISNMLVGVSSAKHAMLVVACDDGVMPQTIEHLDILRLLKLDNLIVVLTKADRVSETRIKEVEQEIGQLLTSNNDDINGLFTVSSISGSGIEPLREHIKHLAKNQTSATKMHSFRMAVDRVFSVKGAGLVATGTVISGSIDLDKKLFASNQTQAIRVRNIHSQGRQSQAASTGKRVALNLTNIDSHSGLQRGDWLTELAPVQASDRVTAIFEGQKNVKHWQSVHIYHGGNHSLARVSLLQSLNDHRALIELQFEQPMQLTNHDRVIIRDAAATSTIGGAQILELQPTARGKRKPERLEYLDLLSQCHSPNSALQFQSLIQPVLATGFCWDWQLSSQQLQQLSAQTQLQHISGFVIHPKLLEHISSQLLSIIENYHSQFPDQLGLAMSRVQRMSREKYPFEITSFVISTLCQQKQLQMSRSLVHLPNHNIALTQRESLLWQRISTQCQQANAPLWVTDFAMINDIEVKSMRHFCHKLVQLGFLTSILKDRYVMSESIYLYAEHIRNHNSKYKEIKTTEFRELVKLGRKASIQILEFFDRCGFTSRKYQSNSRTIRDNGLFIQEKIGGRT; encoded by the coding sequence ATGATTATTGTTACAGCCGGCCATGTAGATCACGGCAAAACCACACTGCTTCAAGCGCTAACTGGCACCGATGCCGACCGGCTTCCCGAAGAGAAAAAGCGCGGTATGACCATAGATCTCGGGTATGCCTTTATGGATATCGCCCAAGATTGTCGACTCGCCTTTATCGATGTCCCAGGCCATGAGAAGTTTATTAGCAATATGCTGGTCGGCGTCAGCAGTGCAAAACATGCCATGTTAGTGGTCGCCTGTGATGACGGTGTTATGCCGCAAACAATAGAACACTTAGACATTTTGCGCTTACTCAAACTCGATAACCTCATTGTCGTGCTCACTAAAGCCGATCGCGTCAGTGAGACTCGCATAAAAGAAGTTGAGCAGGAGATCGGCCAACTACTGACAAGCAATAACGATGATATTAATGGGTTATTTACGGTTTCTTCAATCAGTGGAAGCGGTATAGAACCTCTGCGCGAACATATAAAACACTTAGCAAAAAATCAAACTAGTGCCACCAAGATGCATAGTTTCAGGATGGCTGTCGATAGAGTATTTAGCGTAAAAGGGGCCGGACTAGTCGCTACAGGCACAGTAATAAGCGGCAGTATTGATCTAGACAAAAAACTATTCGCTTCGAATCAAACTCAGGCGATTCGAGTACGTAATATTCATAGCCAGGGACGTCAATCTCAAGCAGCAAGCACAGGGAAAAGAGTCGCGCTTAATCTGACTAACATCGATTCTCACTCAGGCTTACAGCGTGGAGATTGGCTCACTGAATTAGCACCTGTACAGGCATCAGATCGGGTTACTGCAATATTTGAGGGGCAAAAAAATGTTAAACATTGGCAGAGTGTGCATATCTATCACGGCGGTAATCACAGCTTGGCCCGTGTATCTTTGCTGCAATCACTCAACGATCACCGCGCCTTAATCGAATTGCAATTCGAACAACCGATGCAACTGACCAATCACGATAGAGTCATTATTCGAGATGCTGCAGCGACCAGCACCATAGGCGGTGCACAAATCTTAGAACTGCAACCGACAGCAAGAGGCAAGCGCAAGCCTGAACGTCTCGAATATCTAGACCTATTATCACAATGTCACTCACCTAATAGTGCACTGCAATTTCAAAGCTTAATCCAGCCAGTGCTGGCTACAGGTTTCTGCTGGGATTGGCAGCTAAGTTCACAGCAACTGCAACAACTTTCAGCGCAAACTCAGTTGCAACACATTTCAGGTTTTGTGATTCACCCTAAACTACTCGAACATATATCAAGCCAACTGTTATCCATTATCGAAAACTATCATAGCCAGTTTCCCGATCAGTTAGGCCTGGCCATGAGCCGAGTTCAACGCATGAGCAGAGAAAAGTATCCCTTCGAAATCACCAGCTTTGTCATTTCGACTCTCTGTCAACAAAAGCAACTGCAGATGAGCCGTAGTCTGGTCCACCTTCCCAATCACAACATTGCGCTGACACAGCGGGAATCTTTACTTTGGCAGCGTATATCCACTCAGTGCCAACAAGCTAATGCACCTCTGTGGGTGACAGACTTTGCCATGATTAATGATATCGAGGTTAAGTCAATGCGCCACTTCTGCCACAAGTTAGTTCAATTAGGCTTTTTAACGTCAATATTAAAAGATAGATATGTAATGAGTGAATCTATTTATCTCTATGCAGAACATATTCGCAATCATAATAGTAAATATAAAGAAATTAAAACCACTGAATTTAGAGAGCTAGTTAAATTAGGAAGGAAGGCAAGCATACAAATATTAGAGTTTTTCGACAGATGTGGATTCACTAGCAGGAAATATCAATCTAACAGTAGAACCATTAGAGATAATGGACTATTTATTCAAGAAAAAATTGGCGGAAGAACATAG
- the fdxH gene encoding formate dehydrogenase subunit beta — protein sequence MSAQDIILSSGTSTLAPAAQVRKKLSKIAKLFDATKCNGCKGCQVACSEWNDLRAPIGEFTGSYQNPADLSSECWTLMKFNEVTDENDKLRWQFTHSGCMHCDDPACLTACSTKDAIVQHANGIVNIDSDKCIGCGYCVTACPFDVPKLDEIDQKAYKCTMCSDRLQVGQEPSCVKSCTTGALKFGTREDMLFIADLRIKQLHEKGFTKAGLYNPQGVGGTGMMMILHDISQPESYGLPADPKTSLPIKLWQDVVKPLGAAGIIATVAVACLHRITVGRNVVDESDNDDDSEAIDHTHPTQSDKE from the coding sequence ATGTCTGCTCAAGATATTATTTTAAGTTCGGGAACCTCTACGTTAGCCCCAGCTGCGCAGGTAAGAAAGAAGCTTAGCAAGATAGCTAAGTTATTCGATGCTACTAAGTGTAATGGCTGTAAAGGTTGTCAGGTCGCGTGTTCCGAATGGAACGATCTACGTGCACCTATCGGTGAGTTTACCGGTAGCTACCAAAATCCAGCGGATCTATCCTCTGAGTGCTGGACCTTAATGAAGTTCAATGAGGTCACAGACGAGAATGACAAGCTACGTTGGCAGTTCACTCACAGTGGTTGTATGCACTGTGACGATCCAGCCTGTTTAACAGCCTGCTCGACTAAAGATGCCATCGTTCAACATGCTAACGGCATTGTGAATATTGACTCTGATAAATGCATAGGTTGTGGCTATTGCGTAACGGCTTGTCCATTCGATGTGCCTAAACTCGATGAGATCGATCAGAAAGCCTATAAGTGCACCATGTGTTCAGACAGATTACAGGTAGGCCAAGAGCCATCATGTGTGAAGTCATGTACCACAGGTGCGCTCAAGTTCGGTACCCGTGAAGATATGTTGTTTATCGCAGACTTGCGTATCAAACAACTTCACGAGAAAGGCTTTACTAAGGCTGGGCTATATAACCCTCAAGGGGTTGGCGGCACGGGGATGATGATGATTCTACATGACATCAGTCAACCGGAAAGCTATGGCTTACCTGCTGATCCTAAGACCAGCTTACCCATCAAACTATGGCAAGACGTAGTCAAGCCTCTGGGAGCAGCCGGGATTATCGCGACTGTGGCGGTGGCTTGTCTGCACCGCATCACAGTGGGCCGAAATGTTGTCGATGAGAGTGATAACGATGATGACAGTGAAGCGATTGATCACACCCACCCAACCCAGTCAGATAAGGAGTAA
- the fdhD gene encoding formate dehydrogenase accessory sulfurtransferase FdhD, giving the protein MSSIKTQIHNVIEHKKVRCFRNFRESEIVESVASEVRVALIYNGISHTVMMASPADLEYFAIGFTLSERIVEKPADIKSIELEPNDKGVLIYIEITNRCFMALKDQRRNMAGRTGCGLCGVAQLEHAVKPTIRVNNNKRFNINLLQNVLSQLPKVQTMFNITGATHAAMSLSESGEITSSYEDIGRHIALDKLIGSYSKNGQITPAAILLTSRASFEMVQKSASANIEIIFAISAATSLAIELADKSNITLVGFCRNNRATIYTHSHRITSENLNKLTAIELEKKMAY; this is encoded by the coding sequence ATGAGTTCAATTAAGACTCAGATCCATAATGTAATTGAGCATAAAAAAGTCAGATGTTTTAGAAATTTTAGAGAGTCAGAAATTGTAGAATCAGTTGCATCAGAAGTGAGAGTTGCACTTATTTACAATGGAATTTCACACACTGTAATGATGGCAAGTCCAGCCGACCTTGAGTATTTCGCTATTGGTTTTACGCTTTCTGAACGAATTGTAGAGAAGCCAGCAGATATAAAATCGATAGAGTTAGAGCCAAATGACAAGGGTGTACTTATTTATATTGAAATTACTAACCGTTGCTTTATGGCACTAAAAGATCAGCGAAGAAATATGGCAGGAAGAACGGGATGTGGACTATGTGGAGTAGCGCAATTAGAACATGCAGTAAAGCCTACAATACGTGTTAACAATAATAAAAGATTCAATATAAACTTATTGCAAAATGTATTATCTCAGTTACCAAAAGTACAAACCATGTTTAATATAACAGGTGCTACTCATGCGGCCATGTCATTATCTGAGAGCGGAGAAATCACCTCGAGCTATGAAGATATAGGCAGGCACATAGCGCTAGACAAATTAATAGGCTCTTACTCAAAGAATGGCCAAATAACACCAGCGGCTATTCTACTAACCAGTAGAGCCAGCTTTGAGATGGTACAAAAATCGGCAAGCGCAAATATTGAAATTATATTTGCAATATCTGCTGCTACATCTCTAGCAATAGAATTAGCAGACAAATCCAATATTACCTTAGTCGGTTTCTGTCGTAATAATAGAGCAACAATATATACTCATTCTCATCGTATCACCTCGGAAAACCTCAATAAATTAACGGCTATAGAACTTGAAAAAAAGATGGCCTATTAA
- a CDS encoding formate dehydrogenase subunit gamma, with product MHKQNMILRHKLFDRICHWFIVAVGLVTFLTGFAFFFPSFQWLGAIAGTPQMARFVHPIAGLMMCLPLMLMLVRYYHHNKWEKNDLTWMLAIKDVMLENEDKIPAIGHYNPGQKVLFRTFVVTSIVLTVTGFMMWQPYFAHYFASTAIEWAILLHAICAVIMLIFVIVHFWMATWVEGSVAGMLYGAVSRAWCKKHHPNMLKDPELKTIKREKH from the coding sequence ATGCATAAGCAGAATATGATTTTGCGCCATAAGTTGTTCGATCGGATCTGTCACTGGTTTATTGTGGCTGTGGGCTTAGTGACCTTTCTCACTGGCTTTGCTTTCTTCTTCCCATCCTTTCAATGGTTGGGAGCGATAGCTGGCACACCACAAATGGCGCGCTTTGTTCATCCTATTGCCGGCTTGATGATGTGTCTGCCGCTGATGTTGATGCTAGTGCGCTACTACCACCATAACAAATGGGAAAAGAACGACCTGACTTGGATGCTAGCCATCAAAGATGTGATGCTTGAAAACGAGGACAAGATCCCCGCCATCGGTCATTACAACCCAGGTCAAAAAGTACTGTTCCGCACATTCGTGGTGACCTCTATCGTATTAACGGTAACAGGTTTCATGATGTGGCAGCCCTACTTTGCCCATTACTTTGCCTCCACCGCTATCGAGTGGGCCATTCTACTGCACGCCATTTGTGCGGTGATCATGCTTATCTTCGTGATAGTGCATTTCTGGATGGCAACTTGGGTGGAAGGATCGGTTGCAGGCATGTTGTATGGCGCAGTATCTCGCGCCTGGTGCAAGAAACACCATCCCAACATGCTTAAGGATCCTGAACTAAAGACTATTAAGCGGGAAAAACACTAA
- the selA gene encoding L-seryl-tRNA(Sec) selenium transferase translates to MTQAINTTTALYRSLPAMDSLLVNKAVIKLRQEYGDAWVKNQLNKLLNQARSQIAERQILPKYCATANTIITALTQRLLEEQRHSLQPVWNLTGTILHTNLGRSQLSESAISAVTKVMRHPTPLEFELEAGKRGHRDQAIGKILNQLTGSQSCCLVNNNAAAVLLMLSSVAAGKEVIVSRGELVEIGGAFRIPDIMRQAGCTLVEVGSTNRTHLKDYQEAITENTAAIMKVHTSNYHIQGFTSAVDEKALAQLCQQHQLPLISDLGSGALTDLTEFGLGDEPTPQQMLADGVNLISFSGDKLLGGPQAGLIVGDEALIEKLQQHPLKRALRCDKMTLAALEATLLLYRNPLKLNNELPMLKKMSRPLYELEQLGQLLMAELPEFFSPHFNLAITPSKTQIGSGSQPNTLLDSLALTFTPTAKSRYAVHQLEQKFKRSQRPIIGRINHNQYWLDLRGAEQEVRLINALREVGQKL, encoded by the coding sequence ATGACCCAAGCTATCAATACAACCACCGCCCTATATCGTTCCTTACCCGCTATGGACAGTCTGCTAGTGAACAAAGCCGTGATAAAACTTAGGCAGGAATATGGCGATGCTTGGGTTAAAAACCAGTTAAACAAGCTTCTCAATCAAGCAAGATCTCAGATTGCTGAGCGGCAAATCCTACCTAAATATTGCGCCACAGCAAATACGATAATTACAGCTTTGACGCAAAGATTGTTAGAGGAACAGCGCCACAGCCTTCAACCAGTCTGGAATCTGACAGGGACTATTTTACACACCAACTTGGGGCGCTCTCAGCTATCAGAAAGCGCCATATCGGCGGTGACCAAAGTGATGCGTCATCCGACACCACTGGAATTTGAATTAGAAGCAGGCAAGCGGGGTCACCGAGATCAAGCCATAGGAAAAATATTAAACCAACTAACGGGATCGCAAAGCTGTTGCCTGGTTAACAATAATGCCGCTGCTGTACTGCTGATGCTCTCGAGCGTCGCGGCAGGTAAAGAAGTGATCGTCTCTCGAGGCGAATTGGTCGAGATAGGGGGTGCCTTTCGCATTCCGGATATCATGCGCCAAGCAGGCTGCACCTTAGTCGAGGTCGGCAGCACCAATCGTACTCACCTTAAAGACTACCAAGAAGCCATTACTGAAAATACCGCCGCCATCATGAAGGTACATACCAGTAATTACCACATCCAAGGATTCACCTCTGCTGTCGATGAGAAAGCTCTGGCTCAGCTTTGCCAGCAACATCAATTACCGCTTATCTCAGATCTGGGCAGCGGCGCACTGACCGATCTTACCGAGTTTGGTCTCGGCGATGAGCCCACCCCGCAACAGATGTTAGCCGATGGGGTTAACCTGATTAGCTTTTCGGGCGACAAACTACTCGGCGGACCGCAAGCCGGCTTGATTGTTGGTGATGAAGCGCTCATAGAAAAACTGCAACAACATCCACTCAAACGCGCGCTACGCTGCGACAAAATGACCTTAGCAGCGCTTGAAGCAACGCTGTTACTGTATCGAAACCCACTTAAGCTCAATAACGAGCTGCCTATGCTTAAAAAAATGTCTCGCCCACTCTACGAACTAGAGCAATTAGGCCAGTTGCTTATGGCGGAGCTGCCTGAATTTTTTTCCCCCCACTTTAACCTCGCCATCACCCCAAGCAAAACCCAGATAGGCAGTGGTTCTCAACCTAATACCTTGCTCGACTCATTGGCTCTGACCTTCACACCGACAGCTAAAAGCCGATACGCGGTCCATCAGCTGGAGCAAAAATTTAAGCGGAGCCAGCGACCTATTATTGGTCGAATTAATCACAACCAATATTGGTTAGATTTACGTGGTGCAGAGCAAGAAGTCCGCTTGATAAACGCACTCAGGGAAGTTGGGCAGAAATTATGA
- a CDS encoding phosphate ABC transporter ATP-binding protein: MLDKVCDGEIIGQIQDVSIRFADKTILKNVNMQLRKGQLHMLTGPSGCGKTTLLRALNRLNDCFEKHVMTGNICLQLSEGEVDVSQLVHHHLPLLRRKVGMVFQTPNLLPGSIIDNLLLPLKVVAGLNSVQALARSEEVLVQVRLWDEIKDRLNSDASSLSGGQQQRLCLARTLVLDPEILLLDEPTASLDPENTEVIEQLLVSLKQRYTMVMVSHSPLQTKRLADQAFILDRQGVSSC, translated from the coding sequence GTGTTAGATAAGGTTTGTGACGGCGAAATTATTGGCCAGATCCAAGATGTCAGTATTCGCTTTGCTGATAAAACAATTCTCAAGAATGTGAATATGCAACTGAGAAAAGGCCAGCTACATATGCTGACTGGCCCATCTGGTTGTGGAAAAACCACCCTGTTACGGGCGCTAAACCGGCTCAATGATTGTTTCGAAAAGCATGTTATGACTGGCAATATTTGTCTGCAGTTGTCTGAGGGGGAGGTCGATGTCAGCCAACTTGTACATCATCACCTACCACTGCTGCGCCGAAAAGTCGGCATGGTATTTCAAACTCCAAACCTATTACCTGGCAGCATCATAGACAACTTGTTATTGCCACTTAAGGTGGTCGCTGGGCTAAATTCGGTGCAAGCTTTAGCACGTAGCGAAGAGGTGTTAGTGCAGGTGAGGCTGTGGGATGAGATCAAGGATAGACTCAATAGCGATGCTTCCTCGTTATCTGGTGGTCAGCAGCAAAGATTATGCCTGGCAAGAACGCTAGTGCTTGATCCTGAGATCCTCCTATTAGATGAACCAACGGCGTCTTTAGATCCAGAGAATACCGAGGTGATAGAGCAATTGCTAGTGTCATTGAAGCAGCGTTATACCATGGTGATGGTGTCACACAGCCCCCTGCAGACTAAGCGATTGGCTGACCAGGCATTTATACTCGATCGACAAGGGGTTTCTAGTTGCTAG
- the fdhE gene encoding formate dehydrogenase accessory protein FdhE, translating into MSTAILDAKKIQAQKLEIKTLIPADPKTVYQLRGKRLAELAQESGLTDYFNLLKLLVNAQERVAAETGLQEENCFGLKPKFNLEQAQPMAQANFEWGNYWQSILLELVSDLLPKLSVTGSSELSEVLKELVGVKPQTLQDYAEAMLLGHFAKVPAKYTLFIWAALSVYWSHWATDLASEIAKSAESHKTLCPVCGSHPIASVIKDQPRAGLRYLHCSLCETQWHQIRAECTSCGEDKGVFLWAESETKSAIRIESCDTCKGYTKMLFTNIKPELEVAVDDLATLLMDQHVVEQGYQATTVNPLLLAHEQ; encoded by the coding sequence ATGAGCACAGCAATACTCGACGCTAAAAAAATCCAGGCCCAAAAACTGGAGATCAAGACCCTGATCCCAGCTGATCCTAAGACGGTCTACCAACTGCGCGGCAAAAGACTGGCTGAGTTAGCACAGGAGTCGGGACTCACCGATTACTTTAACTTACTCAAGCTGCTTGTTAACGCCCAAGAGAGGGTAGCCGCAGAGACAGGCTTGCAAGAGGAGAACTGCTTCGGCCTCAAGCCTAAGTTTAATCTCGAGCAAGCCCAGCCAATGGCTCAGGCAAACTTTGAGTGGGGAAATTATTGGCAGTCGATATTGCTGGAGCTTGTCAGTGATCTCCTCCCTAAGTTGTCAGTGACTGGCAGTTCGGAACTGAGTGAAGTACTTAAAGAGTTAGTCGGGGTTAAACCGCAAACTCTACAAGATTATGCCGAAGCCATGTTGCTTGGCCACTTTGCTAAGGTTCCGGCGAAATACACGCTATTTATCTGGGCAGCCTTATCTGTCTATTGGTCGCACTGGGCAACGGATCTTGCTAGCGAAATCGCTAAATCGGCTGAAAGCCATAAAACCTTATGTCCGGTTTGTGGCAGCCATCCGATAGCCAGTGTGATCAAGGATCAGCCTCGTGCCGGGTTACGCTATCTGCATTGCAGTCTATGTGAAACCCAGTGGCATCAAATCCGCGCCGAATGCACTAGCTGTGGCGAAGACAAGGGCGTTTTCCTTTGGGCTGAATCTGAAACCAAGTCAGCCATTCGCATCGAAAGCTGTGACACCTGTAAGGGCTATACCAAGATGTTGTTTACCAACATCAAGCCTGAGCTGGAAGTTGCTGTGGATGATTTGGCAACACTGCTGATGGATCAGCACGTGGTGGAGCAAGGCTATCAAGCCACAACGGTTAACCCCTTGTTGCTTGCCCACGAGCAGTAA
- the fdnG gene encoding formate dehydrogenase-N subunit alpha has product MDRRQFFKLCACGATTSAISALGLMPGTAMAAPREYKLLKAKETRNNCCYCSVGCGLLMYSHGSNGKNAEKAIFHIEGDADHPVNRGALCPKGAGLVDYVNSPNRNHFPEVREPGTDKWKRISWNDAFNRIARHMKDDRDENLIEKNSEGNTVNRWLSTGMMTSSAQPNEGAFITHKFARSLGLVAIDTIARNUHSPTVASLAPTFGRGAMTNHWIDIKNSNVVVIMGGNAAEAHPVGFGWVTEAMEHNDAKLVVVDPRYTRSAALSDCYAPLRSGTDIAFLLGLSRYLIETKQVHYDYVKAYTNASYIVRDDFEFNEGLFSGFDEKSRTYDKETWYYDLDEDGYAKVDETLSHPRCVWNLLKKHVERYDFDTVSNITGTPVEDYEKVCALIGSTHKQDKAATFMYALGWTHHTKGAQNIRSMAMVQLLLGNIGVLGGGVNALRGHSNVQGATDMGLLCQALPGYLKLPNDKDTDLETYLERYTPKALRPGQTNYWSNYPKFFISQMKSFWGDHATAENSFGYDWLPKWDLQYDYTKHIDMMYKGEVNGYFIQGVNAINSMPNRNKTLAAFSKLKYMVVMDPLATETSVFWKKSADFNDVDPSQIQTEVFRLPTTLFAEEEGCIVNSGRWMQWHWKGANAPGESKPDAEILSGLLMKLRELYDTEGGVLPEPIQAINWAGYHDPSFPHGSEVAKELNGIDLKTGKQLNSFSELKDDGSTACGCWIYSGSWTEQGNMMARRDNSDTSGKGITPGWAFAWPANRRVLYNRASCDVNGKPWDPKRKILEWSHDKWHGIDVGDFNMKLKPQDSAHPFIMQPEGVGRFFALKHLAEGPFPEHYEPVESPIGTNPLHPKVISNPAIRMLDGVAETLGSHKDYPYVATTYCMTEHFNFWTAHCRLAAISMPETFVELDEVLAAAKGINNGDWVTVSSKRGSLKTKALVTKRLQPLKVHGQLVHTVGLPRHGGYNALTRKSSSCNILTTEVGDANTQVPEFKAFLVDIAKVKGI; this is encoded by the coding sequence ATGGACAGACGACAGTTTTTTAAACTGTGTGCCTGCGGAGCGACCACATCGGCTATTTCGGCACTGGGCTTAATGCCCGGAACCGCAATGGCTGCGCCCCGTGAGTACAAGTTGCTAAAAGCAAAAGAGACCCGCAATAACTGCTGTTATTGCTCGGTAGGTTGTGGCTTGCTGATGTACAGCCACGGCAGTAACGGCAAGAATGCCGAAAAGGCTATTTTCCACATCGAAGGCGATGCGGATCACCCAGTTAACCGTGGTGCCCTTTGTCCTAAAGGCGCAGGTTTGGTTGATTATGTTAATAGCCCTAACCGTAATCACTTCCCTGAAGTGCGTGAACCAGGTACTGATAAATGGAAACGTATCAGCTGGAATGACGCTTTCAATCGCATTGCTCGTCATATGAAAGATGACCGTGATGAAAACCTCATCGAAAAGAACAGCGAAGGTAATACCGTAAACCGTTGGTTGAGCACAGGCATGATGACCTCTTCGGCTCAACCAAACGAAGGCGCATTTATTACCCATAAGTTTGCTCGTTCTCTTGGCCTAGTGGCCATAGATACTATTGCGCGTAACTGACACTCCCCAACGGTAGCAAGTCTTGCTCCAACATTTGGGCGCGGTGCCATGACCAACCACTGGATTGATATTAAGAACTCCAATGTCGTTGTGATCATGGGTGGTAATGCCGCTGAAGCACATCCTGTCGGTTTCGGCTGGGTAACAGAAGCAATGGAACACAATGATGCCAAGTTGGTTGTTGTCGACCCTAGATACACTCGCAGTGCAGCACTGTCAGACTGTTACGCCCCATTGCGTAGCGGTACAGACATCGCCTTCCTGCTCGGATTAAGCCGATATTTAATTGAGACTAAACAAGTTCACTATGACTATGTAAAGGCCTACACCAATGCCAGCTACATCGTCCGTGACGACTTCGAATTTAATGAAGGTTTGTTCAGTGGCTTCGATGAAAAGAGCCGTACCTATGACAAAGAAACCTGGTACTACGATCTAGATGAAGACGGCTACGCCAAAGTCGATGAGACATTGTCTCACCCGCGCTGTGTGTGGAACCTGCTTAAGAAGCATGTTGAGCGTTACGATTTTGACACCGTAAGCAATATTACCGGCACCCCGGTTGAAGATTATGAGAAAGTTTGTGCCCTTATTGGCAGTACGCATAAACAAGATAAAGCGGCAACCTTCATGTATGCCTTAGGTTGGACTCACCATACTAAGGGTGCACAGAATATTCGTTCTATGGCTATGGTTCAGCTGCTGCTGGGTAACATAGGTGTATTAGGTGGTGGTGTAAATGCACTGCGTGGTCACTCGAACGTGCAAGGTGCAACGGATATGGGACTGCTTTGTCAGGCCTTACCTGGTTACCTCAAGCTACCAAATGATAAAGATACCGATCTTGAAACCTATCTTGAGCGCTATACACCAAAAGCACTGCGCCCAGGTCAGACTAACTATTGGTCCAATTACCCTAAGTTTTTCATTTCGCAGATGAAGAGTTTCTGGGGCGATCACGCCACGGCAGAAAATAGCTTTGGTTACGACTGGTTGCCTAAGTGGGATCTGCAGTATGACTACACCAAGCACATCGACATGATGTACAAGGGTGAGGTCAATGGCTACTTTATTCAAGGGGTTAACGCTATTAACTCCATGCCAAATCGCAACAAGACTCTGGCTGCATTTAGTAAGCTAAAGTACATGGTTGTAATGGATCCGTTAGCCACAGAAACCTCTGTATTTTGGAAAAAATCTGCCGATTTTAATGACGTTGATCCAAGTCAGATCCAGACTGAAGTTTTCCGTCTACCGACCACCCTATTTGCCGAAGAGGAAGGCTGTATCGTAAATTCAGGCCGCTGGATGCAGTGGCATTGGAAAGGCGCTAACGCACCGGGTGAATCTAAGCCTGATGCCGAGATTCTATCAGGCCTACTCATGAAGCTTAGAGAGCTGTATGACACCGAAGGTGGCGTACTGCCAGAGCCAATCCAAGCCATTAATTGGGCTGGATATCATGACCCAAGCTTCCCCCATGGTTCAGAAGTTGCTAAAGAACTTAACGGTATAGATCTTAAAACCGGTAAGCAGCTAAATAGCTTCAGTGAACTTAAAGATGATGGTAGCACCGCGTGTGGTTGCTGGATCTATTCAGGTTCTTGGACCGAACAGGGCAACATGATGGCTCGCCGTGATAACTCGGATACGTCCGGTAAAGGTATTACTCCGGGGTGGGCATTCGCATGGCCTGCAAACCGTCGCGTACTCTATAACCGTGCATCTTGCGATGTGAACGGTAAACCTTGGGATCCAAAACGTAAAATCTTGGAATGGAGCCATGACAAATGGCACGGAATTGATGTGGGTGACTTCAATATGAAGCTTAAGCCACAAGATTCTGCTCATCCATTCATTATGCAGCCTGAAGGTGTGGGTCGTTTCTTTGCCCTTAAACATCTGGCAGAAGGTCCTTTCCCTGAACATTACGAGCCAGTGGAGTCGCCAATTGGCACCAACCCATTGCACCCGAAAGTGATCAGTAACCCGGCTATTCGTATGCTAGATGGTGTCGCTGAGACCTTGGGTTCTCATAAAGATTACCCTTATGTTGCTACAACTTACTGCATGACAGAACACTTCAACTTCTGGACTGCGCACTGTCGTCTTGCGGCTATCTCCATGCCTGAGACCTTTGTAGAGCTCGATGAAGTGTTAGCGGCTGCGAAAGGTATCAACAACGGTGACTGGGTCACTGTGAGTTCTAAGCGCGGTAGCTTGAAGACCAAGGCATTAGTGACTAAGCGCCTACAACCACTCAAGGTACATGGGCAACTTGTACACACTGTGGGTTTACCACGACATGGTGGTTACAACGCACTGACTCGCAAGAGTAGCAGTTGCAATATTCTGACTACGGAAGTGGGTGATGCAAATACTCAGGTGCCTGAATTTAAGGCCTTCCTAGTAGATATTGCTAAGGTGAAGGGGATCTAA